The Methanocella arvoryzae MRE50 DNA window CGGAAGATTGGCCAGCAGATCTGTGAGGTGACGGGCGGGGAGGCGATTCATTCGCCCCACATCAGGATCGGTGGCATGGCAAAGAACATCAGCGAGGCTGCCAGACGCAAGCTACTGGAGAAGGTCAGGGAATACAGGAGCATCTGGGAAGAGCAGCGGCAGTTTATGGAGGGAGCTTTTGATGCCGCCCGGGTTCCGGAAGGGCTGGGGGCACATGACATGCCGTTGATGGCCACCGACCTCATCTATGGCAGGTCGGACGTATTCCGCAGGGAATACTATCCAGATTACTCAGAAGTGCTGCCCGTGCCTTACTACGGGGAAGACATCGGTGTAGAGGCATGCACGATCATACCTATGATCAAAGGCGGCCCGGTCGAGGTCGGCCCGAGGGCGAGGCTGTGGAAGTTCCGGGGCTACAATGCGAAGGGTACCATGGCGCTCAACCGGGCCAGGCTTATAGAGATCACTATCCGCCTGGACAGGGCGGAGGAGATCCTCGAGAAACTCGATACCAGAGCCCGGACCATTAACCAGCCTGTGACGAAAGGCTCGGGCCGGCTGGGCATAGGCGTCAACGAAGCGCCGAGAGGCACTAACGTCCATATGGCGAAGGTCGAAGACGGCCGCATCTCGTTTTATAAGGCAATGCCCGCGACTATGTGGAGCATCCCGGCCATCGGGAAGGCTACGGAAGGCTTCCACCACAGGTGGGCACAGTGGGTCATGCGGTCTTACGATCCCTGCATCTCCTGCGCTACTCATTTCATAATCGTACACGATGGCAGGGTCGTGGATCGGTACTCGGATAGCAGAGGAGGGCCAGTATGACGAAGCCTAAGTTTGCATACGTGCACCTGGCAGCCTGCTCGGGCTGCGAGATCTCGTTCCTCGACAACTTCGAGCGAGTGCTGGACATGATGGACATGGTCGACATCGACTACATGACGCTGATTGCGGATGCCACGGAAATACCGAAGGTCGACCTGCTATTCGTGGACGGCGCGGCCTGCCTGCAGTCGAAGGAGAGCGTAGAGTCCCTCAAGAAAGCGAGGGAAAATACCGGGTTCCTGGTAGCCTGGGGCGGCTGCTCCAGCACGGCTACCATTAATAACTTCTCAAGGGGAGGGCAGAGTCCCCAGCCCCAGCACGAGTCCTTCCCGCAGATCAGCCGCCTCGTAAAAGTAGATGCGTTCGTACCGGGATCTCCGCCCGGGCCCGAAATGGCCTATAACGTTATCAGGGCGTTCGTCGAGGGAGACACGGATTATCTGAAGTACCTGACAACAGAGGGCATGGGTGGTTTCGCCTGCGGCTGTGATCTCATATCTAAAATCATTGAGAATGCTCTTTGCATTGGCTGCGGGGCATGCGCATTCGCCTGCCCGACGAGAGCGATAGATATGGTGCAGGGACGCCCGAGCATTAACTGGGAGCGATGTGTCAAGTGCGGGGCATGCTATGCCCAGTGCCCCAGGAGCTTCCAGCCGGTGGATATGATGAACAGGATGCTGGAGGAATTATGACCGGCGATGGATTCGGAAAGTACAGAAGCGTAGTAACCGCCCGTGCCACGGCAGAAGAAATCAGGGCGGTAGCCCAGGATGGAGGGACAGTCACAGCGTTGCTCTGCGATGCCCTGGATAAGGGAGATATTGATGGAGCAGTCCTCACGAAGAGGGCGAGCCAGGACTGGCATGCAGGCCAGTTCGTCGCCACTACCAGGGAAGAGATCATCAGCAGCGCCGGCAGCGTGTACGAGCTGTCGCCCAGCGTGTTCCAGCTTAAGGATGCGGTCAGGGAGAACGCTCTGGAGAACGTGGCGTACGTGGGGTTGCCCTGCCAGGTCGTGGCCGTGCGCAAGATGCAGCTATACCCGTTCGGCGGTCGTCATGTCGGCGACAAAATCCGCTACATCATAGGTATTTTTTGTAGCGAGAACTTCCACCACGAAGGCTTGAGAGATATTGCCGAAGGCTACGGAGGCGTACCCCTCGATCAGATGAGCCGGATGCACCTTTCGAAAGGGAAATTTATGATCGAAGGAGAGGAAGGCACACGGGAAGTCGGAATCAAGAAAGCGGCAAGGTATGCGCAGGACGGCGATCACGTCTGCCCCGATCTTACTGCTGAGTACGCAGATATCTCCGTAGGATCTATCGGTTCGGAACCCGGATGGAACACGGTCTTCGTCAGGACCCGGAGAGGCGAAAAGCTGCTGAGCGGAGCGCAGGCAGACGGAGTGCTTGAAGTCAAGGATATCAGCACCGTGCAGCCGGGCCCCGGCCTGCTTCAGAAACTGGCGCTGGCCAAGAAAACTATGGCCAGGGAGACGATAGACAAGCGTAAGAGCCTCGGGCTCTTCGTCACCCGGGACATGTACTATTGAACCATTTTTAGCGGGCGTATGCCCGCCATTTATCTTAAATTGAGATGTATCTTTCTCTGAGTACAAATAGGTAGCGGTAAGCCGTTTTTTCCCATATCGGCAAGTATATATGGCTTAAAAGCCAATGGACTATTGGTAATATACCTGTGAAAAGCTGTCAAACACAACATAGTGTTTGAAGGCGAAAACGCAAAGGCAAGAAGGTGTTCAAACCCACTGAAGTCTGACACCGTACAGTTGTCGAATACCGAAAGCATACGAACGCTAAAATAAATTGAAGAGGGTGTTCAAACCCACTGAGATTGTAGCATCGTAAAGCTGTCGAACGCGGAATAGCTGAAGAACGCAACAATGCAGCAACAAAGAGGTGTTAATCCCATATTGGCACCGAACAATTTGTTGAGTGCAGTGTAGCAGCTGCATAGGGTATAGCAAAAAGCACATGGCAGCGGCGGGCCATGAATCCGCCGCAACCTTCTCTTTTGACGATTTATATTTTAAGAGATAGCGAAGCGCCCGCCCTTGACGTGCAGGCTTTTCGCCAGTACAGGGATTAAAAGTGATATTCCCGGAAGTACCACGATTTTATGTCGTGATACCCGCATGGCTGAACCTCACATAGAGCTTATAGATGTGTATAAAACAGTAGCCCGACAGCCAGGGGCACTCTCACGATCTGAGATCCTGAGCGGTGTAAGCCTGAAAGTATACAGGGGAGAGCTTATCACCCTGATGGGCCCGTCAGGGACGGGAAAATCGACGCTGCTGCGCCTGATAAACCGCCTTACCGAGGCAGACTCCGGCACGATTCTCGTAGACTCTGTCAATATAAAGGATTATGATCCCAGAGAGTTGCGCAGAAGAATAGGCATGGTATTCCAGACACCGGTCCTATTCAAGGGAAGCGTAAGGGACAATATCTCTTTTGGCAAAAAGTTATGGCACACGGATGCCGATATCGAGGCTCTTGCATCCGAAGCAGCCATACCCGAAGAACTGCTCGATGCAGACGCTACGCATCTTTCCGTAGGAGAGAAACAGAGAGTAAGCATCGCCAGAGCGCTGGCCAACAAGCCCGAAGCGCTTCTGCTGGATGAGCCGACCTCGGCACTGGACAGAGCGTCGGCCGAAAAGGTAGAAAGCCTGCTCCTGAGGCTGCAGGTCGAGCATAACCTGACGATGCTCTGGGTCACCCATGAAAGAGCGCAGGCAAGACGAGTCTCCAGACATAACTACGTCCTGGAGGACGGTAAGCTGAGGGAAGAGCATGGTTGACGTCATCATGCTCGGGTTCGGGCTTGCTCTTGCATTTCTGATCATATCCGCCGTCCTGGCAGCAAGGTATCACATATGGAAAGAAGTGACAGTATCCGGCGCACGGGCCATCGTACAGATACTTATATTATCATCAGTCATCATCCTGATGTTCAATCTGCCGGTCTACTGGAGCGCCCTGATCCTGCTCGCCATGGCCACTATTGCTGGCTATACCACGTATGCACGAGCCGGTAAGCCGGAACTGGTCTTTCCGACAGCTGTAGCTTCAATTGCGATAACGTCTATAATGATGCTCGTGCCATTTTTCCTGATCGGCATCTTCCCTCTTGAGCCAAGATACCTGATACCGACAGGCAGCATCCTCATCGGCAACGCCATGAACGTCAGTTCGCTTGCCATAGACCGGTACAGAGGAGAGCTACGCAACCGCAGAGGCGAAGTTGAAGCGTATCTTGCGCTGGGAACATCGCCCAGAATGGCGACAGAACACTGCTTAAAACAGGGAATATTATCGGCTCTGATACCGTCCATCGATAACATGAAAAACTTAGGCCTGGTGTGGATACCCGGAGTCATGACAGGCATGCTTCTGAGCGGCTCGAACCCAGTACAGGCTGCAGCCATACAGGTCAGCATCTTCATCGCCATCTTCCTGACCGGGATGATCTCTTCGAACATTTTATTGTACTATGCTACCTCAAGCTTTTTCACCCGGGCACTACAGCTCAGAGAGGATGTATTATAAAACTCGACAGCGAGTCACTACTGAGATTCAGAGGCGAATGGATTACCACAGAGACACAGATAAACACAGAGAAACGGCTCACCACAGAGGCACAGAGAAACACAGAGATTTTTCTATAGATAGTTATATAGTAACCCCATATTAAGAAAGTCTCTGTGCACCTCTGTGCCTCTGTGGTAAACTGTACTCTGTGAGACTCTGTGCACCTCTGTGCCTCTGTGGTAAAACAGTCGCTCCATGAGCCTCTGTGGTAAATCACACCCAGAGTACTCTGGAATAAAAGTTAATCGTTTTTAGCCATAAGCTCGTCAGCCTTTTCGGTCGCGACCTTGATGGCTTCTTCAATTGTTTTCTGGTCGATCTCCTGGGTACGGTCGGTAACCAGGGTGATATCGATGGTAAGATCCCTGCCTTCGATGCCGATCGAGATGTCGAGGTCGGCGATTCGTTTGGCGGGGACGACAGAATAGATGTGATCGACGACGGCCTGGTAGACCGCGTCGATGATCTCTTCTTCCTTCATAGATTTACTCGGCACGGCCGCCGGTTGCGGGGCCCTGGCCCTGCATCTTGCCCAGCGCGGACTTAAGCTGTTCCTGGAGCTGGTTGAACCGGGACTGGAGACGCTCTTCCTGGCGGCTGAGGGACTTGAGGCGGACGTCGAAGTTGTCCTTCTTTTCCTCGAGGTCCTTGAGCACATCCTCGCGCTTGGCCTTGATCAGGAGCTCGCCTGCGCCCTTGTAGACTTCGGCGCCTTCTTCGGTCTTCTGGAGCTCTTCGAAAGCGCGCTCAGTCTCTCTGAGCAGCATTTCGACTTGAGCCTTCTGCTGCATCAGGGCTTGCGCCTGCTGCTGGACCTGCTGAATCTGGGCCAGCTGGTTCTGGATCTGCGGTGGTAGTTCGTTCATTGTAAAGTCACCCTCGTGTTAAAAACATGTCCTCTGAAATCTTGATGAGACGGAGCCATGTGTTGATGGCGGCTCTCAGCGAGACGACGTCTTCGGCGACGACGAAGAGCTTCAGAGTATCGCCGGATTGTTCCAGCGATACTTTTGAGCGCTCCGATGGTATAGCCTGCAGCTCGGGGCGGAGTGTCTGGTAGACAGACGAAGCCATGCTTCCGAGCTCGAACTCGACCGATAGTGTGTGCATTATGCTGCCAGCACTCCCACATGATACTGCGGGGCAACCGCACTATACTGCGGGCACTCTTTTGATTGCGGTCGGCCGCTCTTTGATCAGTATACGGTGGCCGCAGTACTGACAGCGTACGCCCTTCATGTCTTTGTCGACTTCTACGGTCTGCTTGCAGTGTGCACACTTGTAAACCATCGGTTACTCACCCTTGGCAGCGATCGAGAGCTTGCTGATAGTGCGCAGTGCTGTCTTGCCGCTCGGGGTCTGGGGCAGGTAGGTGCCGCCGGTGTACGAGTACTTGCACTTGATGCAGGACCAGATACCGGTGCCTTCTCTCCATACGGACATGCGTCCGCACTTCGGGCACTTGTGAGCCTGCCTCATGTTTCCCTCGATGTCGGCTACCAGGTTTCTTGCCTTACGGCCGTACCTGCAGCCCCAGCGGCCTGCGCTGCGGGTCTTTCTTCCCTTTGCACTTTTTGTTACCATTACTGAATTCCCTCCAGTTTTTCTCTGAGTACGTTCGCCTTCTCTTTCGCGAGGCGAATGATATGATTAATCTGATCTGGTGTCAGCGTGCCGACACCGCTCTTCTGCATGCCCGAGATGGCGCCTTCCTTGTTGGTGATCACCGTCAGCTTGCAGGGCGCGACACTTTCCTCGTCCAGGCTCGGATCGAGCATGATTGCGCCGCCGATGTTGACCGCCGTAACGCCGATTGGCACGTCGTTCAGGGGCAGCTTGACGTCCTCGCCGAGGCCAAACTTGGAGTTCGGGATCTTCGTTGCCTTGAGCGCTGCGATAGCGCCGAGCGAGGCTGCGTCCATCAGGTTGCCATCGTGATCAAGTACATGAACATCGATGAAGACCATCCAGACTTTCTGACCACTTTCAATACATAACTTAGATAAATCAATTGCGCCTGATTCGCGCACCCCACGGTCTACGACACGTGCCAGCTCAATCGCGTCCTCTCTCGGAGGCCCGCTCTCGAACGTCGGGGATGCGAGCGGCACAAGCTCCAGGTTAGTAATGATGACACCGGAGTCCGGGGTGTCCGGGAACGGCTCGCCGGGCTGGATCTTGACACCTACGACGACCTGCGAGTCGCCGATTTTTACCCTGGCGGAGCCTTCGGCCTTGTTGATTACGCCGGTCTCCACTGAGATAGCGCGGAACTCGTCGAACTTCCGACCGTCCGCCCTGTCACCCTGATTGGCGAGGCTGTATATATAGTCTCGCTTGATCTCTGCGATAACGTCTTCACTCATTGGTCTCGCCTCCTGCTTCGGGCACTTCCACTGCGATCGGAGCGACGCCTCTTGCGTACTTCTCGACCAGCGCCTGCTTCTGCAGTTCGTGGAGCTTCTTACATCCTTCGATGGCCATGTTCAAGGCGGTGCTGAACTCGTCGGACGTCATGTGGCCGTCCATCTGGCACAGCGTGATCTCGCCGAACTGGTTCATCGCGATGGGCAGGTCGGCCTGGCCGTAGTTGTCCTCGTCCTTGTTGAGGTCGAGCACGAGCGTGTCATCAGCCTTGCCCACTGCGCAAGCCGAGACCAGGCACTTCATGGGGATGCCCGCGTCGGCCAGCGCGACCGAGGCAGCGTTGATGCCCGCCACGCGAGTGCCTGCGTCGGCCTGCAGGATCTCGACGAAAATGTCGATGGCAGACCTCGGGTAAAGTTCTTTGAGAATGACAGATTCCAGCGCTTCCCGGCTCACCTTGGAGATCTCGATGCTCCTCCTGTCCGGTCCCGGCCTCTTCCGCTCTTCCACCGAGAATGAAGCCATGTTGTACCTGTAGCGCACGATTGCGTTAGATGCCTGCTGCAGGTGCCTCGGGTGCACTTCTCTGGGCCCGTACACGGCGGCCATGACCTTGTTGCCGCCAAACTCTAAGTAGCAGGAGCCGTCTGCACGCTTGAGCACTCCCGCCTGGAACTTGATAGGGCGCAGGTCGAACGGCCCTCTTCCGTCCAGCCTCTTCCCATCCACAATTAGTTTCTCTGGCTTACTCATTTTGATTCCTCATAACTTCAAGCTCGTTTTTCAGGTACTCCTTGATCTTGTCAGTCAGGCCCGACGTGTGCGCCTCACGCTCGATCTTGAAGATGGTGCGAATCGCGAGGTCGACCTTCTTGTCATCTCCCTTTAGCCATATCCTGCCGTTCTGACCGACGAAGATGCTGCAGTCCAGATCTTTCATGAGCATCTTGATCATGGAGCCGTTGCGGCCGATCACCCTGGGGATCTTCACGTGGGAGATCTCGATTACCCGGCCGTCCTTGAGAATTTTCAGGTGTTCCTCCCGCAGCGTGAGCTCTACCTTCATCGACGGGTCTACGTCGGAGATTTTGGCGATGATGAGCTCGCCCTCGTGGAGGTACTTGGTCATGTTGTTCTGGTCCACCCTCTCCGGGTACTCCGATGCGTGGAGCAGGCCCTCGTAGGGGGAGTTGATATCGACGATCCAGTTGGAGAACGTCACGTCAGTGACTTTCCCGATGACCAGGTCGCCCCGGGCGGGTATGTACCTGCCCGATAATGGGATGACTTTGATGCTGTTCCGGCGGTCTACCAGGCCGAAGTTGGCCGCGTATACTTTGCCGTCCTGCACATAGGTGCCGTGGCTCGCGAGTTTCGGGTCCTCTCCGAGCAGATCGCCTGGAACTACCAGTTCTCTTTCAGACATTGTGATTCCTCTCACACACTCAGCGGAGCAGCTTGGTCTCTGC harbors:
- the frhA gene encoding coenzyme F420 hydrogenase subunit alpha; translated protein: MAERVVIAPTTRNEGHGKFVLEVDDEGIVTKGHFLSLVLVRGFEKFLVGRAMEFAPVATSRFCGLCPPTHATASAEAIEDSIGVTPPRQGLLLRELCNLGNHLHDHPLQQILILPDFVPDAEMQKDAIIRIQKMRKIGQQICEVTGGEAIHSPHIRIGGMAKNISEAARRKLLEKVREYRSIWEEQRQFMEGAFDAARVPEGLGAHDMPLMATDLIYGRSDVFRREYYPDYSEVLPVPYYGEDIGVEACTIIPMIKGGPVEVGPRARLWKFRGYNAKGTMALNRARLIEITIRLDRAEEILEKLDTRARTINQPVTKGSGRLGIGVNEAPRGTNVHMAKVEDGRISFYKAMPATMWSIPAIGKATEGFHHRWAQWVMRSYDPCISCATHFIIVHDGRVVDRYSDSRGGPV
- a CDS encoding ABC transporter ATP-binding protein, whose protein sequence is MAEPHIELIDVYKTVARQPGALSRSEILSGVSLKVYRGELITLMGPSGTGKSTLLRLINRLTEADSGTILVDSVNIKDYDPRELRRRIGMVFQTPVLFKGSVRDNISFGKKLWHTDADIEALASEAAIPEELLDADATHLSVGEKQRVSIARALANKPEALLLDEPTSALDRASAEKVESLLLRLQVEHNLTMLWVTHERAQARRVSRHNYVLEDGKLREEHG
- a CDS encoding prefoldin subunit beta, whose protein sequence is MNELPPQIQNQLAQIQQVQQQAQALMQQKAQVEMLLRETERAFEELQKTEEGAEVYKGAGELLIKAKREDVLKDLEEKKDNFDVRLKSLSRQEERLQSRFNQLQEQLKSALGKMQGQGPATGGRAE
- the frhG gene encoding coenzyme F420 hydrogenase subunit gamma translates to MTKPKFAYVHLAACSGCEISFLDNFERVLDMMDMVDIDYMTLIADATEIPKVDLLFVDGAACLQSKESVESLKKARENTGFLVAWGGCSSTATINNFSRGGQSPQPQHESFPQISRLVKVDAFVPGSPPGPEMAYNVIRAFVEGDTDYLKYLTTEGMGGFACGCDLISKIIENALCIGCGACAFACPTRAIDMVQGRPSINWERCVKCGACYAQCPRSFQPVDMMNRMLEEL
- the rrp42 gene encoding exosome complex protein Rrp42 codes for the protein MSEDVIAEIKRDYIYSLANQGDRADGRKFDEFRAISVETGVINKAEGSARVKIGDSQVVVGVKIQPGEPFPDTPDSGVIITNLELVPLASPTFESGPPREDAIELARVVDRGVRESGAIDLSKLCIESGQKVWMVFIDVHVLDHDGNLMDAASLGAIAALKATKIPNSKFGLGEDVKLPLNDVPIGVTAVNIGGAIMLDPSLDEESVAPCKLTVITNKEGAISGMQKSGVGTLTPDQINHIIRLAKEKANVLREKLEGIQ
- the rrp41 gene encoding exosome complex exonuclease Rrp41, which produces MSKPEKLIVDGKRLDGRGPFDLRPIKFQAGVLKRADGSCYLEFGGNKVMAAVYGPREVHPRHLQQASNAIVRYRYNMASFSVEERKRPGPDRRSIEISKVSREALESVILKELYPRSAIDIFVEILQADAGTRVAGINAASVALADAGIPMKCLVSACAVGKADDTLVLDLNKDEDNYGQADLPIAMNQFGEITLCQMDGHMTSDEFSTALNMAIEGCKKLHELQKQALVEKYARGVAPIAVEVPEAGGETNE
- a CDS encoding Coenzyme F420 hydrogenase/dehydrogenase, beta subunit C-terminal domain, translating into MTGDGFGKYRSVVTARATAEEIRAVAQDGGTVTALLCDALDKGDIDGAVLTKRASQDWHAGQFVATTREEIISSAGSVYELSPSVFQLKDAVRENALENVAYVGLPCQVVAVRKMQLYPFGGRHVGDKIRYIIGIFCSENFHHEGLRDIAEGYGGVPLDQMSRMHLSKGKFMIEGEEGTREVGIKKAARYAQDGDHVCPDLTAEYADISVGSIGSEPGWNTVFVRTRRGEKLLSGAQADGVLEVKDISTVQPGPGLLQKLALAKKTMARETIDKRKSLGLFVTRDMYY
- a CDS encoding DUF3194 domain-containing protein → MKEEEIIDAVYQAVVDHIYSVVPAKRIADLDISIGIEGRDLTIDITLVTDRTQEIDQKTIEEAIKVATEKADELMAKND
- the rrp4 gene encoding exosome complex RNA-binding protein Rrp4; its protein translation is MSERELVVPGDLLGEDPKLASHGTYVQDGKVYAANFGLVDRRNSIKVIPLSGRYIPARGDLVIGKVTDVTFSNWIVDINSPYEGLLHASEYPERVDQNNMTKYLHEGELIIAKISDVDPSMKVELTLREEHLKILKDGRVIEISHVKIPRVIGRNGSMIKMLMKDLDCSIFVGQNGRIWLKGDDKKVDLAIRTIFKIEREAHTSGLTDKIKEYLKNELEVMRNQNE
- a CDS encoding 50S ribosomal protein L37ae is translated as MVTKSAKGRKTRSAGRWGCRYGRKARNLVADIEGNMRQAHKCPKCGRMSVWREGTGIWSCIKCKYSYTGGTYLPQTPSGKTALRTISKLSIAAKGE
- a CDS encoding KEOPS complex subunit Pcc1; translation: MHTLSVEFELGSMASSVYQTLRPELQAIPSERSKVSLEQSGDTLKLFVVAEDVVSLRAAINTWLRLIKISEDMFLTRG
- a CDS encoding ABC transporter permease; translation: MVDVIMLGFGLALAFLIISAVLAARYHIWKEVTVSGARAIVQILILSSVIILMFNLPVYWSALILLAMATIAGYTTYARAGKPELVFPTAVASIAITSIMMLVPFFLIGIFPLEPRYLIPTGSILIGNAMNVSSLAIDRYRGELRNRRGEVEAYLALGTSPRMATEHCLKQGILSALIPSIDNMKNLGLVWIPGVMTGMLLSGSNPVQAAAIQVSIFIAIFLTGMISSNILLYYATSSFFTRALQLREDVL
- a CDS encoding DNA-directed RNA polymerase subunit P codes for the protein MVYKCAHCKQTVEVDKDMKGVRCQYCGHRILIKERPTAIKRVPAV